In the genome of Daucus carota subsp. sativus chromosome 9, DH1 v3.0, whole genome shotgun sequence, the window TAGCATAAGTAATTAATCTTTGCTATGTCAATAGAGATCTTTCAACAATATTATCCTGGACGTGGATATACACTGGAAGATGGTTCAAAACTTCAGAGAACTTTGCAATccaattaattgcattaaaataTGGATGGTGATAAAAAGCTTGGTTTAGTGATATAATCTTTTGATCTCTATCCTGCCTTCTTGAAGCAAAGGCTATGATAATTAATGGGATTCCAAAGCCTATAATACTGCTCCCAAATacattctttgatttttttcatcACTTCTGATTCCCCTTCAATTATTCATATATCAAAGAATTTTATTGCATCTCTTTAATGCCTACACGTGTTATGTGCGCACAGCATGTTAACCTCCCCTTGACCACACCCACTGACCCACATACAGAAATCCAAACAACCAAATGCACATACACAAGTCAGTTTAATAGCATAGAAGCTATTTTATCAAAAGCACAAAGAGTTATGCGCCTTGTATCATTAAGTATTATCTTAAACTTCCTTCGTGCAAAATATTTagaagaatgaaattttttaactGTAGAGAAATGTTGGCTGTCGGTTTATATCTGGATCAGATAAAAGTACTGGAGTCAGATGCTGCAGTAGCTCTGTTTAATGtttattatacataatttttcaGTCGCTAAACATGTTATCGAAAGTACCATATCTAGATTTCCTGGATGTTTGTGCAGTATAATATTATGTGCTGACACTAAGATATAATATTCATAAGCAATGTTGTCATTGTTGAGGGGATGTCTGATTCttctatatttttcatttataactAAATTCAAACTCGGAAATACTTAATTGACTTAAAGaagatatatattagaatacaaACCTCAGATACTAGTCTCTGCCTTCCATCAATATCAGCAGCTAAAGATCGCCAACCATTAGCCTCGTCGCCTGGTACATCCATCATATAAGCAGACCTACCATATGGGTGATTATGACCCTGACTTCTAGATCTAGATGATATTGCCGTTTCTTCTGGAGAAGAAGGCTGCCTTGAGGCAAATGGCGAAAACTGTCCTCTCTGAATAGCAGATTCAGACTCGCCAGATGGAAAGAGACTCCAGGGAGCATAATCTGATATCCTGAACTGATTTGGTGTTGAGAAATTGTGATGGGGTAGCCATCCATTAGGAAAAAGATGTGAACTCGAACTAGGTCCAGCTCGAGAACTAGACGCAACACCTCCTGGATTACTTGAACTCCCAGTAGCTAAACTCCAACTAGTTGGATCTTGAATCATATTTCGTGTCTGAGTTGCTGGCGCAAACATGGGGTGCTCATCATTGTTTCTTATGTTGCTTCTATAGCCTATATCCTCATGTAATCCGGTACCTCTTCCTCGAGGAACAGTAAAAGAACTTGCTGAACTGCCTGTCCTTGATGTAGGAGCATCATTCCAAAGTGAAGGCAAATTTCTAGTTGAAAAAGAACCAGGACCTTGCATCACATGAGACTGGTTTGAAGGATTGCTTGAATCTCTTGGTAACTGCACTGATGCTCCAAATTCTGATGAGTCGCCAAGTGATGTAGGTCTAGAAGATTGGTTTAAAGAGCGAACATTAGATTGCCTTAAGGTGTTCCCTGCTAGGGGAAAACTAAATGAATCTGGTTCCTGATGTCCCAAATTTATTCTGGCTCCAGTGTTTCTTGTGGAGCTTTCCCTAGTACTGGAAACGTTTACAGGAGGAAAGACATCAGATACGAATCCTCTCATACCAACATTGAACCTTGGATTCAGCTGTTCCGAACGAATAACGCCTGGATAATTTGCTGAGGATGAGGATATACCCAAGCTGTTAGAAGCAATATGACGGGCAGGACTATTGTGGGGAACAATGTTCTCAGGCTGTGGAAAGAAGCTTGTATTCCCACCTGGATAAGGCTGTGTAGAAGTACCCCCTTCAAAAGCCTTGCGCTTGCAAGATGGACCCCAATTTCCCATAGAAGACCCCGATCCATCATTATTATATCGAGAATTTTCATAAGTCCCGCCATTACCAGTAGACATACTTGCTGATGGGTAAGGCTCAGTGGCAAATCTGCCCGACTTGTAAAAGCTAGGAAATATACCTTCCTCGTCTTCATCATCGCTTTCGGGATAACTATCATTCAAATTTATGGTCGCAGGATAATGGTTAGAATCAGAACTCTGGACATTCAAATTTTCCCAAGTGATTTGGTTCCCCGCAGGACCATTGCTAACTCTGTCATGTCGAAGGATACTGGGTGGTTCAAACCGACGTTCTTCTAATCTTGCCTCGCTTGAAGCAAAACTATTTTGTGAAGATGGCCAACAGGGTTCTACTTTTAAACCATCACAAGAGACCTGATCTCGCGGATTTGCACTAGAGCTTGATTCACCCAAGTCCCAGCCACTAAAACTCCTAGCATTATGTGGCAATCGTCTCTCTGCTGAATTCGAAACATTATTCCAAGCAGCTGATTGATCCATATTGGTATCATTGTAAAGATCCTGATTTAGATCCATCGTCTCAGTGAAGGAATTTAATGCTCTCCTTTGACCTTGCATCAGGACCAATTCGGTAACTGTATCAAAACTGATAGGACTATATTACAATCCTACTTAcctgattaatctttataatagACTCTGATACATCATAGCAAAGAAACATTACTACTGTAGTTTAATAGTACCAGTAAAAAACTAATGTAATGcaacaaacttttatttaattaataacagaTTAACAGAAATTTTATGTTAAAACCAAGTCATTTTGCATCTTATGGACTTAATTAGTATGCCTAAAAGGAATCAAAACAGAAACAATGAAAATATTAAGTTACATATTTGCCTGAGATAATTAAGAATCATCAAGTGTAATCAACACACTGAACTTCTAAAATGAAAAGGGGATAAAGGTGTAAAAGAGTCTTGTTCGCCAGCTGTATGACTCAGTGAGCAATATTCACAATAAGTTGCAACAATTAAAAGTAGAATATTGTGGACTAGAAGTCCAATACTGATTTACCCTCACATaataatgattattatattattatgtctATGATATCAAAGATTTTactatcactaataaaaaatacGAAATGAAATAGGATAATTACTAGCTTCTTAGCCTATTTGTTCATCAACTAATGTGGGGCAAATAATACGATACTGCTTCTCACAACATTTCAACCATTGTGTCACATCTTATATGTTTTTTTCTAGGACTATATCAACAAAGTTTCACAAACGAAAACTCAGCTAATCACAAAAATCAGAAATAAAGCAAGAAAAACATAGTATACCCTTACCTCAAATGATAGGTACTTCattcaaaatcaagaataaaTCTTTAAGTTAGCAGCTTACTCCAAACAACTATAATCCTTCAATACATCCGGAGTGAATATGCATACAGCATATTTTGACCTCCCTGAAACAATAAACGAAACAAGAATAGAGTCACAAACAAAGTGTGAGCAGTAACATGTTAAGAACAGAAGGAAGCCATAACAATAGTACCATACAAGTTTTAGCACATCAATATATAGGATTCGAAAAAAAACAAAGTATTACTCAGATATGTAACTTCAGAAATCAGCTGCATTTTATCACACAAAGTAAAATCAAATTGATTTAAGACTCAGTTAAATAGTAATAGAGACAATTGTAAAAACATTGAAGAAGAAATAGCAAAAGCTCAAAAAGATTGTAACTTTATGAAATGTCAATCACCAAAGCCCCTCATTTGACTTACAGAATATGCACCAAACAcataaagattgaatctttaaaCATCAACACTGCAATTCAAACATACATATCTAAACACACAAACCAAGATAACAAAATCATATCATAAACATCCATAATCACACTAAAAAATACCCAAAAACACAAACTTTAAACCAATTTTCACCAGCTTCTCAAATTCACAGATCCCAATTTCACACTCAAGATAAATCAACATGCAAACCCAATAAAAAACCAATCTTTTAACCAATAAAACCAAGAAATCCCAAGAACACAAGCATAACCACCACTTAAAACAAATTAATCAACAAATTAAAACATGGGTATTCTTGAAAAACACACAGTACCTCAAAAAATCTGCAGATCTTTTGTGGGTCAATAATAAAAAGGGCTTTCTTGAAAATCTGAGCAGTTTCTTGGAGTATTTTTATACGGttacaaaagaagaaaaaagggcaaatttttgagagaaaatatggatgaaaaattggtgaagatgaagagagagaaaaaagaGGGCAGTGGAGGGGGACCTGTGAGAAGAAGATTAAGCACTAATCTTTTTTATTCTATCCCcatttcttatataatatttaatatttatcatatttaatatattaaacgcAATGTGTGATtagtgattatatatttttttaagcaGGTGACCATACCATAGTTAAACATGGCATCTGAGTAGGCCGATTCGACTTATcgaattgttttattttattttgttcggatataaatatttaaaatccgGATCTAAATTGTATATTAGTGTGTGCTGTATATTCTATTATTTAATCTAGTAATTGACTAGTAATTGATAATTTATTGAATAAGATAACATTGAAAGTTTTTATTTAAACTATTCAAATAGCATTATTTAATTTACATAATTATAATgttatcaaaatataatcattatgagttagaaatttttatatatgatatattcaaTAATAACTAATATACAATTGATAGAAGTGAATAAATAcgatttaaaaagaaattaaacttAGATAaggtattaaaaatttataaaataatgactgtttacttatatataatggcttgaaaatatcatatatatatgagtttgaatTAAATACGAACCATGAATTCTATTCGAATATTTGGATTggatcattttattaaaaataatatgagatataaTCTGGATGGTATATAAAATGCTCATATCCGTATTCATATTTTATGTGGATTCAAATTTTTCGGTCGATCATTTATAAACATGAAATTCCGaataatttagataaatttTCAAGCATAATGTGATTGTGCGGGAGTTAGAAGTTGTTTGCTAGGAAGGTAATTCCGAGGTTCTTTGTATTTgtcttttaaaaatgattttataaatataagtgaatatgttttttgataaattatgaaaatgAACACCAATAtagtcttcttcttttttaattGTAATATCATAATGTTATTTACTCGTAATCAATTATTATGGATTTCAACAAAAACTTATTC includes:
- the LOC108202725 gene encoding E3 ubiquitin-protein ligase MBR2 isoform X1, with the translated sequence MDLNQDLYNDTNMDQSAAWNNVSNSAERRLPHNARSFSGWDLGESSSSANPRDQVSCDGLKVEPCWPSSQNSFASSEARLEERRFEPPSILRHDRVSNGPAGNQITWENLNVQSSDSNHYPATINLNDSYPESDDEDEEGIFPSFYKSGRFATEPYPSASMSTGNGGTYENSRYNNDGSGSSMGNWGPSCKRKAFEGGTSTQPYPGGNTSFFPQPENIVPHNSPARHIASNSLGISSSSANYPGVIRSEQLNPRFNVGMRGFVSDVFPPVNVSSTRESSTRNTGARINLGHQEPDSFSFPLAGNTLRQSNVRSLNQSSRPTSLGDSSEFGASVQLPRDSSNPSNQSHVMQGPGSFSTRNLPSLWNDAPTSRTGSSASSFTVPRGRGTGLHEDIGYRSNIRNNDEHPMFAPATQTRNMIQDPTSWSLATGSSSNPGGVASSSRAGPSSSSHLFPNGWLPHHNFSTPNQFRISDYAPWSLFPSGESESAIQRGQFSPFASRQPSSPEETAISSRSRSQGHNHPYGRSAYMMDVPGDEANGWRSLAADIDGRQRLVSEQIRQVLNVMRRGENIRAEDMMIFDPFINGVAELHDRHRDMRLDVDNMSYEELLALEERIGDVNTGVSDEVILQSLKERKFSAFMRGLPSLEPCCICQEEYVVGESIGTLDCGHDFHSHCIKQWLRQKNTCPICKMTGIGS
- the LOC108202725 gene encoding E3 ubiquitin-protein ligase MBR2 isoform X3; the encoded protein is MDLNQDLYNDTNMDQSAAWNNVSNSAERRLPHNARSFSGWDLGESSSSANPRDQVSCDGLKVEPCWPSSQNSFASSEARLEERRFEPPSILRHDRVSNGPAGNQITWENLNVQSSDSNHYPATINLNDSYPESDDEDEEGIFPSFYKSGRFATEPYPSASMSTGNGGTYENSRYNNDGSGSSMGNWGPSCKRKAFEGGTSTQPYPGGNTSFFPQPENIVPHNSPARHIASNSLGISSSSANYPGVIRSEQLNPRFNVGMRGFVSDVFPPVNVSSTRESSTRNTGARINLGHQEPDSFSFPLAGNTLRQSNVRSLNQSSRPTSLGDSSEFGASVQLPRDSSNPSNQSHVMQGPGSFSTRNLPSLWNDAPTSRTGSSASSFTVPRGRGTGLHEDIGYRSNIRNNDEHPMFAPATQTRNMIQDPTSWSLATGSSSNPGGVASSSRAGPSSSSHLFPNGWLPHHNFSTPNQFRISDYAPWSLFPSGESESAIQRGQFSPFASRQPSSPEETAISSRSRSQGHNHPYGRSAYMMDVPGDEANGWRSLAADIDGRQRLVSEIRQVLNVMRRGENIRAEDMMIFDPFINGVAELHDRHRDMRLDVDNMSYEELLALEERIGDVNTGVSDEVILQSLKERKFSAFMRGLPSLEPCCICQEEYVVGESIGTLDCGHDFHSHCIKQWLRQKNTCPICKMTGIGS
- the LOC108202725 gene encoding E3 ubiquitin-protein ligase MBR2 isoform X2, yielding MQGQRRALNSFTETMDLNQDLYNDTNMDQSAAWNNVSNSAERRLPHNARSFSGWDLGESSSSANPRDQVSCDGLKVEPCWPSSQNSFASSEARLEERRFEPPSILRHDRVSNGPAGNQITWENLNVQSSDSNHYPATINLNDSYPESDDEDEEGIFPSFYKSGRFATEPYPSASMSTGNGGTYENSRYNNDGSGSSMGNWGPSCKRKAFEGGTSTQPYPGGNTSFFPQPENIVPHNSPARHIASNSLGISSSSANYPGVIRSEQLNPRFNVGMRGFVSDVFPPVNVSSTRESSTRNTGARINLGHQEPDSFSFPLAGNTLRQSNVRSLNQSSRPTSLGDSSEFGASVQLPRDSSNPSNQSHVMQGPGSFSTRNLPSLWNDAPTSRTGSSASSFTVPRGRGTGLHEDIGYRSNIRNNDEHPMFAPATQTRNMIQDPTSWSLATGSSSNPGGVASSSRAGPSSSSHLFPNGWLPHHNFSTPNQFRISDYAPWSLFPSGESESAIQRGQFSPFASRQPSSPEETAISSRSRSQGHNHPYGRSAYMMDVPGDEANGWRSLAADIDGRQRLVSEQIRQVLNVMRRGENIRAEDMMIFDPFINGVAELHDRHRDMRLDVDNMSYEELLALEERIGDVNTGVSDEVILQSLKERKFSAFMRGLPSLEPCCICQEEYVVGESIGTLDCGHDFHSHCIKQWLRQKNTCPICKMTGIGS
- the LOC108202725 gene encoding E3 ubiquitin-protein ligase MBR2 isoform X4; this encodes MQGQRRALNSFTETMDLNQDLYNDTNMDQSAAWNNVSNSAERRLPHNARSFSGWDLGESSSSANPRDQVSCDGLKVEPCWPSSQNSFASSEARLEERRFEPPSILRHDRVSNGPAGNQITWENLNVQSSDSNHYPATINLNDSYPESDDEDEEGIFPSFYKSGRFATEPYPSASMSTGNGGTYENSRYNNDGSGSSMGNWGPSCKRKAFEGGTSTQPYPGGNTSFFPQPENIVPHNSPARHIASNSLGISSSSANYPGVIRSEQLNPRFNVGMRGFVSDVFPPVNVSSTRESSTRNTGARINLGHQEPDSFSFPLAGNTLRQSNVRSLNQSSRPTSLGDSSEFGASVQLPRDSSNPSNQSHVMQGPGSFSTRNLPSLWNDAPTSRTGSSASSFTVPRGRGTGLHEDIGYRSNIRNNDEHPMFAPATQTRNMIQDPTSWSLATGSSSNPGGVASSSRAGPSSSSHLFPNGWLPHHNFSTPNQFRISDYAPWSLFPSGESESAIQRGQFSPFASRQPSSPEETAISSRSRSQGHNHPYGRSAYMMDVPGDEANGWRSLAADIDGRQRLVSEIRQVLNVMRRGENIRAEDMMIFDPFINGVAELHDRHRDMRLDVDNMSYEELLALEERIGDVNTGVSDEVILQSLKERKFSAFMRGLPSLEPCCICQEEYVVGESIGTLDCGHDFHSHCIKQWLRQKNTCPICKMTGIGS